The nucleotide sequence CACTTTCTTACCCAGAAAATAAGAAGTCATCAACATGAATAGTGCTACAACAGCGGTCCATTGCCCACCATCTGCAATGGTCAAATGGGCAATGGCTGCGAGTAGAATATCAAAGAATAATCCAGCATAAGCCCATTCCGTTAATGATCTATTTTTTCTAAAAAGAATCACCAAAACAGCGGCAACCTTTGCAAAGGCTAATGGATAAATGACCCAAGTGGGAAAACCCAGCTTCACAAACTCTGAAGAAACCTGAGCGTTTTTAAAAACATAAAATCCAGCGGAAGCTAATAGAATCAGGCTCACAAGTCCCGTGACGATCCAGTAGGCATATTTCATAATGGCAACCCTACTGGTACTTGCGCTCGATAAGCTCTAAAAACCGATTCTCAAAACTCTCCTTTCCTTCCCAGTTATTATAGTCTGGCTTGATCATGGTATGGATAAAGTTTTGAGCCTGATCAAAATTGTCAATGGTGTTCAACTGCGAGATCACTCTGTTGAAATCTTGGTTGTTCCCATTAAAAAGATGCTTCACAAAACCCATGCGATCGTTCACTCCTATCTTGAGTCCTGTGTTCAACTTTGAATTGAGGGATTGAGGCTTATCGCTTTCTTGAGAAGCAGACTTGCGCTCAAAAACCGGCATCGTTTGAAAATCTACGGTGAGCTGCTCAAGGTCGGTTTTGGAATGAGGACTAGGTTGTTTAGGCTTGGGCTCGATGAGCTCATCGTCTGGCATTTCAGTAACCATTTTGTTGATAGTCGCGATTCCCGGTAGGTCCATCTCTTCACGATCATCATCTTCTGGGACTTCTAGATCGTTCAAGCTGTTGGTAGTAAACGAGTCTCTGTAACGGTTAGGTAATTTGCCTGTAGCTCGGTAGTCTTCATTCTCAGATGGGTCTAGTTTTGGTGTTTGTGGAGCGCTTTCTGGCATTTCTGTAACCATTTTACTTATGGTAGAAATTCCAGGCAGGTCCATTTCTTCACGAGTATCTTCTTCTGGAACAAACAGGTCGCTCAAATCATTGGTAGAAAAGGTTTCGCGAGCTTGCTGTTGCGCTTCTTCCATCACTTGTTCCACATCGTCTGCCACATTTTTAACGTCTTGCTGTGCCTCTTCAAAGGCACGCTTGAGCTTGTCTTCTACCTCGCGGTTTCCTGCAGTAGGTTGTATGTCAGAAAAGTGCTTTTCAGTAAATACCAGCACTGTTAGTTTCTCGTATAATTCTTTGGCGATGGCTTGCAACTCCACTACATTTTCCTTGTCTTTGATCTGTAGTACACGATGTGCGAGGCTGGTAAGGTCTGCCGCTATTTTCTTTTTCATATTGGGTTTCTATGCCGTGTGTTTCTTTGTATTTTTGGAATCAAGGCAGGAACGATACGGCATCCTGCTAGAGCCTGTAAATTACAAAATGTTTCTAGAAAATACAGTTAATCATGAGGAGCAATTCGGCTGGATCGAGGTGATTTGCGGCTCCATGTTTTCTGGAAAAACAGAAGAATTGATTCGCAGGTTAAAACGCGCCAAATTTGCCAATCAAAAAGTTGAAATCTTCAAGCCCGCTATAGACGTGCGGTATGATGAAGAAAAAGTGGTCTCTCACGATTCCAATGAGATTCATTCCACTCCAGTTCCCGCGGCAGCAAACATACCATTGCTCGCTACCGGTTGCCAAGTAGTAGGAATAGATGAGGCACAATTTTTTGATGATGAGATCGTCGCCGTTTGCAACAACCTGGCAAATCGAGGCATACGCGTGATTGTGGCCGGCCTGGATATGGATTTTAAAGGCAATCCCTTTGGCCCTATGCCTGCGCTAATGGCTACGGCAGAGTATGTGACTAAGGTCCATGCCGTTTGCACTCGCACCGGTAATCTTGCACAATATAGCTACCGCAAATCAAGTGACGAGAGCGTTGTGGTTCTAGGTGAACATCAAGAATATGAACCCTTGAGCCGTGGCGCATATTACAAGGCCATGCTTTCTAGCAAGGTCAAGGATATTCCTGTCAAAGATGCACAGGAAATCAAAAACAAAACAGGATCCTAAATGGAATCAAAAGGCACCAGACTGGAAGTAGATCTGGCGGCGCTCGCCCATAATTTTCAGTATTTAAAATCAAAAATTCCCGCCGAAACTCTTTTTATGAGCGTGGTCAAGGCAAACGCCTACGGCCATGGTATCACAACCGTTGCCCGTAAACTTCAAGATTTGGGAACCGATTATTTTGCGGTTGCTTATGTAGAAGAAGGTGTTGAGATGCGTGATGCCGGCATTACAAAGCCTATTCTGGTGCTGCACGCGCAGGTACACACCTTGCAGCAATGCATTGATCGCTGTCTGGAGCCGGTGATTTATAGCGTTGAGATGCTGAAAGCTTTTATCGCTTTCGCGAAAGCGAGTTCCCAAAAATCCTATCCTATTCATTTAGAATTCAATACGGGACTTAATCGTATAGGAATAGATCCTGACGACCTTGATAAAGCGATTGCTATTGTCAAAGCTACCGATGTAATAAAAGTTCGCGGACTGCAATCCCATCTTGCCGCCAGTGAAGATTTGAGCGAGAAAGATTTTACCCTCAAACAAATCGAGACCTTTGAAGATCTGTGCCATAAAGTAGAGGATCAAATAGGTTATCAATGCCTGCGACATACCGATAATACTAGCGGTATTCTCAATTATGACCACTCACATTACAGTATGGTACGTTCTGGAATAGGCCTCTATGGTTACGGGAATGACCTCAAGTTTGACGCTCACTTGAAACCAGTGGCTTCCCTTAAATCCAACATTTCCCAGATCAGACATATCAAAAAAGGAGAAAGCGTAAGTTACAATCGCAGCCACAAAGCTTCTCAGGACATGGACTATGCCGTTATCGCATTAGGCCACGGCGATGGTATCAACCGTATTTATGGTTATGGTAAATCAAGCATGTTGGTCAATGGTCAATGGGCGCCTACGCTAGGAATTATTTGTATGGATATGTTTATGGTAGACGTCACTGGAGTGGATTGTAAGCCAGGTGACGAGGTCATTATTTTTGATCAAACCCATCCGGCAAGAGACATGGCAGAAAAAGCAGGAACCATTTCCTACGAACTTTTAACAGGAATACAAAAACGAGTTCCTAGAATTTATTTAAACGACTAATCGTCTGATTTTTAAACAAATTGATCGAAAGACGTTTTTTTTCCTGTTCCCTTTGATTCTTAAATTCCTGTTAATCTAGTAAGTTTACCGTTCAATATTTTAAATCTAACCATTATGCTTAAAGAGTTCAAAAACTTTATTATGACAGGAAATGTCATAGATCTAGCCGTTGCCGTATTGCTTGCTGGCGCGACCGCACTTGTCGTAAACGGATTTGTAAAGCTTATCATGATGCCTATCGTTGGGCACTTTACGGGTGGAACCGACTTTTCAGAATTCAAAGTAGTCCTAAGTGAAGCTGTGGTAGCTGCAGACGGTACTATTGAGGTGCCAGAAAACGCCATTCTTTATGGAGAATGGATCAATACAATCATCAACTTGATCATTGTAGGCTTTGTTTTATTTATGATCGTGAAGGCTTATAACAAAACCAAAAAGAAAGAAGAGCCAGCTCCTGAGGCACCAAAAGGTCCTACTCAAGAAGAATTGCTTATAGAAATAAGAGATGCCATCAAGGCGCAAAACTAATTCTGTAAATTGCTCAAAATTGATAAGCCGTTTCTATGATAGAAGCGGCTTTTTCTATTCTTAACTTTTGTAAGAGTTGGGTTTATAAATACTTGACGCTTACATTTGCTAACTTAAATTTTACGACAATGAAAATAGCTGTTGTGGGCGTTACCGGCATGGTAGGTCAAGTGATGCTCAAGGTTCTAGAAGAACGCAATCTTGAAATAACGGAATTGATTCCTGTAGCATCAGAGAAATCTGTAGGTACTGAAATTGTTTTTAAGGGCAAACCCTATAAGGTGGTGAGCATGCAGGATGCTATTGACATGAAACCAGCTATTGCATTATTTTCTGCTGGTGGTGGCGTGAGTCTAGAAAACGCTCCCAAATTTGCAGCAGTAGGTACGACCGTTATCGATAACTCCAGCGCATGGCGCATGGAAGCAGATAAGAAATTGGTTGTTCCTGAAATCAACGCAGACCAGCTTACCACAAACGACAAGATCATTGCAAACCCTAACTGTTCAACCATACAACTGGTAATGGCACTTGCGCCTTTGCACAAAAAGTATGGTATTAAAAGATTGGTGATATCTACCTATCAGTCTATTACGGGTACAGGTGTCAAAGCCGTGGAACAATTGGAAAATGAATACACCAATACTAAAGGTGCCATGGCATATCCATACCAGATCCACAGGAATGCACTACCGCATTGTGATGTTTTTGAAGAAAATGGATATACTAAAGAAGAACTCAAACTGGTACGAGAAACACAAAAGATTCTAGACGATAAAACCATTGCCGTGACAGCAACTGCAGTAAGAATACCAGTAGTTGGTGGTCATTCAGAATCTGTGAATGTAGAATTTCACAACGACTTTACAGAATCTGAAGTACGCGCCATCCTCGCAGATACTGACGGTGTTACTGTACAGGACAATACAGATGTCAACTTATATCCTATGCCACTCATGGCACACGGGAAAGATGACGTTTTTGTGGGACGAATAAGACGAGACCATTCTGCGCCTAACGCGCTCAATATGTGGATCGTTGCAGATAACCTGAGAAAAGGTGCTGCTACCAATGCTGTGCAGATAGCCGAGTATTTGATCAAAAACGAACTAGTAAGCGCCTAATTTTGAGTGCCACCGCTGGATTTTCTCTACATTTATCGTTCTAGAGAAATCCTTATGAATAAATTTTTACTTGCAAGCATTGCTGCTCTTTTCACTTGGAACCTGCAGGCACAGTTCTGGAGTGAAGTCGATTCTGACTTCCCAACAGAATCCACCGGTATTTCAAGATTTAGCATCGTTGATGAAAATGTGGCTTGGGGAATAGGCTACAACGGCATTAATCCAGAAAACAACATCCAGCAGTTCTCTAAAACTACAGATGCTGGTTCCACCTGGAACGCGGGTTCCATCGGCATAGGAAATACCAATTTGGGAATAGGTGACATTGCTGCCATCGATGGCCAAACCGCTTTTATAGCGGTCTATCCCAGAATCGCTGGACAAAATGGTGGTATCTGGAAAACGGAAGATGGCGGCGGTAGCTGGGCTAAAATAAGCCAGACAGAGTTTACCTCTAGTGGCAGTTTTCCCAATACGATCCATTTTTTTGATACAGATAATGGCGTTGTCACTGGCGATCCTGTAAATGGCAATTGGGAGATTTACACCACTGCAGATGGTGGGTCGACCTTTACACCAGTTCCGGCCGCCAATATTCCTGCACCGCAAACTAATGAAACCGGATATCTGGCACAAAACACCGCCAGCGGCGACTCCATATGGTTTACGACGAGTACAGGCCGGATATTTCACTCCACAAACCGTGGTTTGAACTGGAATGTGTATCAGTCGCCCATTAGTGATTTTGGCGGCAGTGAAGTTTCTGGAGACATCAGTTTTGCAGATGCTTCAAAAGGGATTCTACAAACCAATGCCGCAATTTTATACAGTACGACAAATGCAGGCCAGACTTGGACACAGATAGTGACCAGCGGCACGGGAACGCCTTACGGCGACAACATTGCCTACCTTCCATTCACTTCCTATATTGTGAGTGTAGGCTCTGATCCTAATTTTGCAGGTAGCTCCTACTCTGTTAACGATGGCGTGACTTGGGTGAATATTGACACTAAACAGCACGTGGACGTTGCCTTTTTGAATACTTCGGCAGGTTATAGTGGTGGTTTTACCAGTGATACAAATACGACTGGTGTTTTCAAATATGTTGGAGATGTACTTAGTGCTGGTGATGAGTTCGCTTTCGCGAAAGCGATATCCCTTTATCCCAACCCTACAAGAAATGAGCTTAACATCTCTGGTACAGACCGTGTTTTGAATCTGGAATTGTTTAATTTAAGCGGTCAAAGCCTCAAGGTTTTCCAGCCTTCTCACAGCTTATCGCTGGAAGGTTTGCCTACAGGCTTATATCTATTGAAAATCACGACACCACTGGGAATGCAATCAATACCAGTCCTTAAAAATTAATTATGAGATTTAATAACATCTATATGGCAGCTTTGGGTTTTGTGGCCCTAGCAGCTTGTAAGCAGGAAAACAATGAAGAAACGGCTATGGCAATGACCTATCCCGAAACTAAGAAAGTGGATACGACTGATGTGTATTTTGGCAATGAGGTAGCAGATCATTATCGCTGGTTGGAAGATGACCGTAGCGAGGAAACCGGTGAATGGGTCAAGGCACAAAATAAGGTCACACAGGATTATCTCTCACAAATTCCCTATCGCGACAAGATCAATAAGCGTCTTACTGAGTTGTGGAACTATGAGAAAATAGGCGCACCATTTATTGAAGGTGACTATGCCTATTATTATAAGAATGATGGTTTGCAAAACCAATCTGTTTTATACAGGTATGAAAAAGATGCAGACCCATCAACGGCGAGCGTTTTTCTTGATCCCAATAGTTTTGCAGCAGATGGTACCATATCATTGGGCGGCATGAGTTTTACTGAAAATGGCTCTAAACTTGCTTATGCCATCTCTACCGGCGGTAGTGACTGGCGCAAGATTATTGTGATGGATGCAGCAACTAAAGAAATTATAGGCGATACGATTCAGGATGTGAAGTTTTCTGGTCTTTCCTGGTATAAGGATGAAGGCATCTATTATTCCAGTTATGACAAGCCTAAAGGAAGTGAACTAAGCGCTATGACAGACCAGCACAAGCTGTATTACCATAAACTGGGAACCCCACAAAGTGAAGATAAAGTGATCTTTGGTGGTACTCCAGATCAAAAATACCGTTACATAGGTGGTAATGTTACAGACGATCAAAAGCTGCTGATTATTTCGGCAAGCACGAGTACAAATGGCGGTAAGCTGTTCATGAAACGTTTGGACCAGCCTAATGCGCCGCTGGTGACAATACTGGACAATTTTGATACAAACACTTATGTATTGCATAATGACGGTGATTTGCTATGGTTGGTAACTGACTACAATGCTCCCAACAAGCGCGTGGTCACGACGAATATCTCCAACCCAACTCCAGACAACTGGGTCGATTTGATTCCAGAAACAGATAATGTACTATCACCTTCTACCGGTGGCGGCTACATATTTGCAGAATATATGGTCGACGCGGTATCACAGATCAAGCAATTCAATCTGGACGGCACCTTAGTTCGCGATGTAGAGTTGCCTGGAGTAGGAAATGTAGGCGGTTTTGGTGCTAAGGATGAGGACAAGACTCTTTATTATTCCTTCACTAACTATGTGACACCTGGCAGCACTTACATCTATAATATAGAAAAAGGGACTTCAGAGTTATATCGCAAACCAGATATAAAATTCAACCCAGAAGAATATGAAAGCAAGCAGGTTTTCTATACTTCAAAGGACGGTACACAAATCCCTATGATCATCTCTTACAAAAAAGGAATGCAGAAGGATGGTACCAATCCTACCATTCTTTATGGCTATGGTGGCTTTAATATTTCACTCAATCCTGGTTTCTCTGTAACCCGAGCTGCATGGATGGAAATGGGCGGCATTTATGCCGTAGCCAACTTGCGTGGCGGTGGTGAATACGGTAAAAAATGGCACGATGCAGGTACTAAAATGCAAAAGCAAAATGTCTTTGATGACTTTATCGCTGCTGCAGAATACCTAAAAGCCGAAAAGTATACAAGCACAGAAAAGCTGGCCATTCAAGGTGGATCTAATGGTGGTTTGCTGGTCGGAGCAACTATGACGCAACGTCCGGACCTAGCTGCCGTTGCCATTCCACAAGTAGGTGTATTGGATATGTTACGCTATAATAAGTTCACCGCTGGTGCTGGTTGGGCTTATGACTATGGAACGGCAGAGGATAATACAGAAATGTTTAACTACCTTAAAGGCTACTCGCCTTTGCATAACGTTAAAGAAGGTACCCAGTACCCAGCAACCTTGATTACTACTGGTGATCATGACGATCGTGTGGTACCTGCACACTCCTTCAAGTTTGCGGCAGAGCTTCAAGCAAAACAAGCAGGCAACAACCCAACGCTAATACGCATTGAGACTGATGCTGGTCATGGCGCGGGAAAACCTACCAGTAAAATCATTGAAGAACAAACAGACATCTACGGTTTCACGCTCTACAACATGGGTTATAAGGAGTTACCACAACCTGTTGATGATGTAAAAATGTAAGAATAACAGATCACTTTTTATGAACCGCCTAGCCTCAATGCTTGGCGGTTTTTTTGTGGGGAAATTTCGCTTTCGCGAAAGCGAAAAAATCTTAAATAGGGTTTTAACAGCAACTATAGATCTGGAAGCAAGGCAAACAGCCATTTTGATTCTCCTAATATTTTATTAATTTGGATGATTTACAGCTATCCCTATGCCTGAAAAATTATCTCTACCATTGAAGGTCTTCCTTCTATTCCTCGCCAGTAGTCTACCAATGACCCTAGTGGGCCAAGATGCAAAAATAGAATCTCTCAAAAACGATATAAGAACCCATACGCAGGACAGCAAGGCGGTTCTAGCATATGCCGACCAACTTATCGAAATGAACGATAGCCTAGCTAAAACAGAAGGGTATCTCGCAAAAGGATCTGTTCTTTTGAGGTTTAGGGATTTTGAAAGGGCGATTTCTAACTACCAACTGGCCTTGTCGTGGTCACCTGAAGAACCGAAGTTATTGAAAGGTCGCTCGTATAACGGTCTCGCAATGGCTTATATGATGTCCAGGGATTTTGAAAAAACTCTTGAGTATGCCGCTCAGGCCGAAGCCTTTGGAAAAAAAATAAATGATGACCGCACCATAGTGGGTTCGTTGTCAAAAAAAGGTTCTGCGTTGCTTAATCTAGGTAGGTATGAAGAAGCCGTGGAAACTTATATCGAAGCTGCGCGCATAGAAGAAGGATTCTCACCCAATGGTCTAGAGAACACCTACCAAAGTATTGCAAAGGCATACGAGCGTTTACAAAGACCAGAAATGGTTTTAAAGTGGTATCACAAATCCCTGTCGGTAGCTCGGCAAAAATCAAATTCGCCATTTTTATATGGCCTTTCCTATAACCTTGCCAATTTCCATAAGAATATTGGTCGATTAGATAGCAGTCAGTACTATGTGGAGCAACTCATTGACGTGGATAATATTGACCCTTTGAGAAAAAAAGGAAGTTTACTTCTACTGGCAGACATCAATATAGAGCAGGGAAAACTTATTGAGGCCTCTAAAAGAATCGAAGAAGCGAGGCAGATCGATTGGCGTGGAAAAAAGGACCCAACAGCAATCAATACTCTCATGATTGAACAAAAGCTCTTTAGAGAAATGGGAGAATTTGAAAAAGCCGAAAAGATTCTGGATAACATGAAAACAGAATCAATTTCCCAGCCCGTTAGTACCCATTTACCACTATATCTTGAATATGTAGAGCTCTATCAATCTTGGGGGAAATATAAGCAGGCTTATGAGGTCTTTGAAACCTATACCCGAGCAAAAGATAGCCTAAAGGATTTAACGGATCTGGCCGTCATTCAAAACTCTCTAGATGCCTATGATCTTGAAAAAAAGGAGGCTTCCTTGAAGGAGACTATGGCTCAAAACGAGAGGTCGCGATATACGATAATTTGGCTTTCCATCATGGGAGCACTCATCATTATTGCCTTGTTGTTTGTCTATATGCGCTATCGTAAAAGCAAGAACAAAGCCTCACAATTAGAAGCACAAAACGCACAAATTAAGGCCTCGTTTAAAAAGTTACAGGAACAGCTCGCCAAGAAACAACAAGACGCTACAGCAGGAAGCATTCTTGTAAATTCTAAGCAAGTGGTAAAACTGGATCAACTGGAATATGTAAAAAGTGAAGGTCATTATCTTGACTATTTTGTATCAGATAATGAGAAGCCTATTACTGAAAGAAATACTTTAAAGGATAGGATCACAGAGCTGGAAACTAGTGGCTTCCTGCAGGTACATCGCTCCTTTGTCATCAATATTGAAAAAGTAAGATCTATTCAGTCTGGACTAGTCGTGATGGAAACTGGAAATCAGATTCCGCTATCGCGAACTTTTAAACAACGCCTTAAAGAAGAGCAGCATCCACTTTTTGCCTAGATAAGAAAGTAAATTTTTTATATAAGGATCTGTTTTCTAAGGTCCATAAACTCATAAAACATCATGTCATTCATGACGATAATGATGTCACTCACGACAAACCCCTTTATTTATAGGTAATTAGCACGTCTTTTTTTCATTTTTGAATTGACAATTAGTTTAAGGTCTCCATTCAAAAGTTTTGAAAATGACACAACTTTACCAATCAGATCATCTTATGATCCATTCGATAAACGAAATCCTCGTACAAGAATGGACTGATAAGCAATTGACTGTGGATCACTTTAAAAAAGAGCTGAGAAGCTTTCTTTGTCTGTTCAAAAAACTGAAACCGAAGGGTGTTTTATGGCTGCAAGAAAAGTTCACGCTGGATATTCCCAACGAATTGCATAATTGGATCGAGAGAGAAATTCTTGAACCCCAATACAAATACGGTCTACGCAGGCTTGCCTTTACCATTCCCAAGGATCAAGAGGCACATATCTCCATCATCGATTCCTTTAATAAGGTAAACAGCATCATGCAGCCCAGGTATTTCGTTTGCAGGGAAAAAGCCATGCGATTCCTGTTAGAAGGTAATTATCCCGAGGATAAAGAGAAGATCGCCTATGAAATCAATAGAACGATTGACGCCACCCAAATCACCTTAGAGGTGCATCACAGACAGTTGCCGCACGCCATTAGGCACCTGGATAAACTTAAAGAGCAGTTTCAGTTTAGGATAGAGCATTCAGAGAAGTTTGAGCAGTTGACCTTGAGGGAATTTGAAATCCTAAAGGCGATTTGCAGCGGCGAGGTGAACCGTGAGATCGCAGAGCGTCTCTTCTTATCAGAGTCCACTATAGCCACCCATAGGAAGTCCATCATTAAAAAGCTGGGCATCAAGTCCAGTAATGACTGGCATCAATTTGGCAGTGCTTTCTTGTAGGACAAGCTCTATGGGCAGTACCTTTGCTGGATGCTGCAACTAGTTGATATTGATTTCGCTTTCGCGAAAGCGAAAACCCTCAAAAACATCTCCCTACAGTTGGAGCAAGGTGCTGTTGTTGCCGTCATGGGCGAGAGCGGCTGCGGGAAAAGCACTCTACTCAATCTCATTTATGGGCTCTTGCAGCCTGATATTGGTAAAATCCTGTGGAATGGCAAAGAATTACTGGGTCCAGACCATCATCTCGTTCCCGGTCATCCCATGATGAAATACGTACCGCAAGAGTTTAACCTTATGCCCTATACCACGGTATTTGAGAACGTGGGCGAGCACCTTTCCATACAACTGGATGATCGTGGACAAACTATCCACAGACTTTTAGAGGTCGTTGAAATGGAAACCTATGCAGACCGTAAGGTCAAAACTCTTTCTGGTGGTCAAAAGCAACGTGTCGCCATTGCCAAAGCACTGGCGCAACAACCACAGCTACTATTGCTTGACGAACCCTTCAGCCACGTGGATAATTTTAGGAAAAACACTTTAAGACGCAGACTTTTCAAATACTTGAAGGAAGAAAAAATTAGTGCTCTTATCGCGACACATGATCGCGATGATGTGCTTTCATTTACTGATGAAACCATCATTATGAGAGCTGGTCACATCGTAGATCATCGATCTACCAGGGAAGTGTACCATAACCCAAAAGACGTTTACGGAGCTACTTTGTTTGATGATATCAACGTGTTGCCATCTGGTGTGATGTCAAATACAAAAGATCTTTTGTTATATCCATATCAATTAGAGATCGCAAATGCTGGATATGAAACCGTAGTGGTCAATTCCTATTTCAAAGGCGATTCTTATTTGATTGAATGCAAGTCTGCAGAGCGTACATTTTGGGTAAAATCACAGAAGGAGCTCTCCAATTCTTCAATAGTTTATTTAAAAATCAAGTAGTAAAATCATTTCAGGAACTGGATTCTACAGTTGGGTAGCTTAAAATTGAGCACAGTATAAAACCGCCGCATGTTTGTCACATCAAACCGACAACCATGAAAAAGCTACTACTATTTATACTTCTTATTTCAGCTGCTACGACTGCGCAAACAACAATTTCTGGGACCATTACGGATTCAAAGAAGCAGCCATTGATGGGCGTGAACGTCTATCTAGAAGGAACCTATGATGGAGCTATGTCTGATGTTGATGGGAATTTTACCTTCACGACTTCAGAAACTGAAATGGTGATTCTTCTCGCCAGTTTTGTAGGTTATGAGGAGTTTAGACGTGAGGCAGATGTTTCTACCTTAAACAAGGTGACCATTTCACTTAGGGAAAGCATGAATGAACTCAATACCGTTGTATTAAGTGCCGGTAGTTTTAGCGCTGGCGACAGTTCAAAAGCTAGCGCTCTAAAGCCT is from Nonlabens sp. YIK11 and encodes:
- a CDS encoding response regulator transcription factor; protein product: MIHSINEILVQEWTDKQLTVDHFKKELRSFLCLFKKLKPKGVLWLQEKFTLDIPNELHNWIEREILEPQYKYGLRRLAFTIPKDQEAHISIIDSFNKVNSIMQPRYFVCREKAMRFLLEGNYPEDKEKIAYEINRTIDATQITLEVHHRQLPHAIRHLDKLKEQFQFRIEHSEKFEQLTLREFEILKAICSGEVNREIAERLFLSESTIATHRKSIIKKLGIKSSNDWHQFGSAFL
- a CDS encoding ABC transporter ATP-binding protein, yielding MLQLVDIDFAFAKAKTLKNISLQLEQGAVVAVMGESGCGKSTLLNLIYGLLQPDIGKILWNGKELLGPDHHLVPGHPMMKYVPQEFNLMPYTTVFENVGEHLSIQLDDRGQTIHRLLEVVEMETYADRKVKTLSGGQKQRVAIAKALAQQPQLLLLDEPFSHVDNFRKNTLRRRLFKYLKEEKISALIATHDRDDVLSFTDETIIMRAGHIVDHRSTREVYHNPKDVYGATLFDDINVLPSGVMSNTKDLLLYPYQLEIANAGYETVVVNSYFKGDSYLIECKSAERTFWVKSQKELSNSSIVYLKIK